Sequence from the Triplophysa rosa linkage group LG22, Trosa_1v2, whole genome shotgun sequence genome:
gagcgagagagagagagagcgagagagagcgagagagagagagagagagagagagggagagagagagggagagggagagggagagggagagacagagagacagagagagagagaagagagagagagagagggagagagagagagaagaagagagagagagagagagagagagagagagagagaggagagagagggagagagagagagagagagagggaagagagagaagagagagaaagagagagggaagagaggagagagagagagagagagagagagagagagagagagagagagagagagagagagagagagagagaggaagagagagaagagagagaaagagagagggaagagagggaagagagagaagagagagagagagagagagagagagagagagagagagagagagagagagggagagagagaaaatgagccAAGGCGACTGGAAGAGAGGTCAGTATCCTAGAAGGAGGTTTGTTTGGAGGTCTGTAGTTCTGGCAGATAGTGATGTAAGAATCCGTCTGTCAGTCGCTGTACAGTCTGGTCATCCACACACATGATGTCCTGCAGCGCGGCTGTCTCCCCAATCACATCACATGctaaaaacacacgcacacacacatctcataCCTGCATACTGTAGTACATACTCTACACTACCCATCATTGTTTTATCCAAAAACCTTTTAAACGGTGATATATCACAGCACTGCTACAGTCTCACGCTCACTTTGATGCATGCTTATGTTAgcttttatatttggcattattcATTAATTTCCATGTAAACTTGATGTATTTTGATGAAACTCGGTTGATTCTTCACGCTGAAGAATGAAACACATGACCTTGCATTGTTAGTATTGTACTTTATACAGAAACTCACATACTCACACCTCttctccgggtgtacgtgtggtcactactctctggatgggttaaatgcagaggacacatttcgggtatgggtcaccatatctgactaataggtcactttcacttcacttcttcACAGCTTACTGTGCATACTTCAGAAGTACGCTAGATGACTATTCTAGACGTAGACACAAATCGACGGAGGAAGTTGGCGTATTAAAGCATGTTTCTGATCACCTCTGTGTGAAGACACCTCCTCCTGCTCTTCTTCATCTCTGTTCATCATCAGCATCAACAGCCGTctttaacacacaaacagatcatCAATAATCGATCCGATGACGAGTACACAAACACTCCTCCTGAATCACTCCCGCTTTACTTCCCCtttcataaatgtgaaaataagcGACAGTCTTTCCATGTGTCACAAACATCATGTGACCGCGCGCCCATCATGTGACTGCAGATGAAAAGAAGTTCTCGAAAGACACGACGTGTGGCCACTCTGCGAGCACTTCCGCTGACAGGTCGCTTCCGGAACACAGCTGCAACGGTGACAAATGTACATGAACCATTTTACGTGGCCCTCATCCTTTATGGACACAAAGTGGTATCTGTTGTAAATAAACATGACAATGCAGCTCTGTAACTATGTAAACTGGAAATTATAGATGTCAAGTTTAATTGTTtggtttttaaagctttacGTGTTCTCTATTTCAAATGTACAGGATTTGGTTTCTTGAAACTTAACGGAAACGACTTCAAATGCGGCCGCCACGTGCGGAGACTTTACCTACAGAGTCTTTGGTCACAGTGAAACGACTCCTGTCTCAGACATCGAGACtgattttgttcttgtttttgtgTGCCACTCGCTTATCTGATAGTGTTATTGACACGTGTAGTAATCACTAAGAACCACCCCGTCCTCTTTTTGACCTGACGCGTGGTGAAGTGAGTGAACGCGGGGCGCCCTCTTTCGGCGGCGCTGAGCGCAGAGTGGACGCGCTAACATCAGGCACCGGACTGACGCTGTGAGATCtgccacaacacaacacacacacacacacacacatagacaccgAACAATGGACGGAACCGACAAACGTCAAAGTTTCAACAGGTTTGTGCTCTTTTCTTACACACGGTTGTGTTTTCAGTGCCGTTTAATGTCGCGTGTTAACAGAGCGCTTGTTAGCCGCTAGCACGAGTGACGGTCCGCTGCACAGATTTACACTGcgattgtcatttaaaacaggcGAATCTCTCGTTTGATGtcatcaggtgtgtttggtgttgtGTTGCAGGTAACCCAAAGTTATGGCTCGTGAGAGATCCGCTGCGGCCCCCGCACACTGATCTGCAGTCAGCTATTGAGCGCGCGCGTGTGTATATTCAGAGATGTCCGGTTCGCACCTGATGGGTCGCGTGCGGTCGTTGTTCCGCCGGCAGACGGACAGGTTGCCCCTCAGCGACACGTTTGATTTCTCCGAAGATCTCGAGGAAGACGAGACGCCCAAGTTCAGCCAGCTGAAGGTGGTGGTGTCCGGTGAGACGGACGAGCTCCCCACGGGAGCGCGCAACGGCGCGGCGGTCAGCACGCTGCTGGCGGACGATGACGACTCTCTGCTGGACTCGTCCTCGAGTCTCGGGAGCCCCGGCGCGGCGGCGGACGCGTGCGAGAGCTGCAGGAGGACGCGAGAGCGCACCAGACGCCGGACGGTGATGAGGAAGCTGGGCGTCGCGGCTCTCCTCTACTTCCTGTTCATGGTCGGTGAGCTGATAGGTGAGCGGATCTGAGATCTGTCATTGCGCTGACTGACTCTAGTCTGACTCCGGTGTGACTCCGGTGTGACTCTGGGTTGTGTTTCAGGTGGTTATGTGGCGAACAGTCTGGCGATCATGACGGACGCGCTGCACATGCTGACGGATCTCATCGGGATTATTGTGTCGCTGCTGGCGCTCTGGCTGTCTGGCAAACCCCCGACATCCAGATTCACTTTCGGCCTTCATCGGCTCGGTAATGCTCCTCTTCATCTCATCCAATCATGTGTGCGGAGTTTctcagagtgtgtgtgtgtgtgtgtgttcagaggtgttGTCTGCAGGGATCAGTGTGTTGTTGATCTACATTCTGACGGGTGTGTTAGTGAATGAAGCCGCACAGAGAACCATTCATCAGGATTTCACTATAAATGGTGATGTCATGCTGATCACGGCAGCGGTGGGCGTGGCTGTCAACCTGCTGTGAgtctccccccccccccacacacacacacacacacacacactttctgatgatgtttttttacaaataattcaAGATCAGCGCTCGAGAGCCCATCAGATCTGTGAGAGATCAGTGCGgtctcacatcacatcacaacacTAAAACATTCTCAAACTCATCTGCTCCGCGTCTGCGGTGTATTGAAGCTCAACATTTTATGGCTTAAGTCCACAACAGAGTTCTCTCCTGCGTGACGCACCTTCATTGAGTTCAACatgattttttgtaaataagacatgaaatgtattttacaatGTACATCGACTAAACTGATAATAACCGTCCGTGTGGAGGTTTTGAAATATTGATACTCCTCGTGCATCAcctcagacgtgtgtgtgtgtgtaggatggGATTTCTGCTCAATCAGTCTGGACACATTCACTCGCACGGACACGGACACGGTCACTCACACGGCCCGACGGGGCGGAGTCAGGATCAGGGACGGGGTCACGGGAGCCTGGCGGTTCGAGCTGCTTTCATTCACGCTCTGGGTGACCTGGTGCAGAGCGTCGGCGTTCTCATCGCTGCATACATCGTCCGGTTTAAAGTACGTTTCTCACTTCAGTCTGTGTTTCTGAAGCGTCTGTAAACGTGTCAAAACAGACAGTTGAAAACAAGACGACGTCATTGTTGTGATCTTGacgtcatgtgtgtgtgttccagcCAGAGTATAAACTGGCAGATCCGGTGTGTACGTACCTGTTCTCCATACTGGTGCTGTTCAGCACTTTCCAAATCATCCGAGACACGGGCATCATCCTGCTGGAGGGTgagacatctctctctctcgcgctctctctgtctgtgaaGAACACGTCACGTGTGATAAAGTTTTGATGCATGTCGATGCGTGTGCAGGCGTGCCGCGTCACATGGACGTGTCGGGCATCCGAGCCGATCTGCTGAAACTGCAGCACGTGCAGCAGGTGGAGGAACTGAAGCTCTGGGCTCTGACGGCAGATCAAACCGCAGCCGTCGTTCACCTGCAGCTCGGTGAGACGCCCCATCTTCTCTCtcactttacatttacaaaatcaAATCAGCTGAGGAGGCGATGTAGAGCTGCTGTTGTCTTTGTTGTGTTCAGTGCCGGGGATGGTGGGTAACTGGGAGGACGTACAGACGAACGCGCGTCGCCTGCTGATGATGTCACACGGGGTGACGCACTGCACAGTGCAGCTGCAGACGCAGAGACACGGACCGCCGCAGTCCTGCACAAACTGTCTCACACCGAGTGCCTGAACGTAGAGAGGCGGATGAACCCAGCCGGGTTTTAATGATTGTCCAGCAGCTTTTTCTAGAATGACTATTGACCTCATTTTTGATACACCTTTAATACAAAAGAACCACATGACAAACACACTCAGATGATTttcgcttgtgtgtgtgtgtgtgtgtgtgtgtgtgtgtgtgtgtgtgtgtgtgatagatAACCCTCTGCATGTTCTCATGTGTGGCTCAAACGATTACTTCTCATTATATACTGACAATCAGAAGAGACTGAGAtttcacatcacacacacacacacttacatgatTAAACACCATGTCAGAATGgcacagaattttattttttacttttttagttAATTGTTGTTTATCTCAAATGCAAAATGAGTATAAAAGTATTGTTTAATCATCAGTAATGATAATGGTGATGATGAGAAGCCTTTAtgccttttattattatttttatggcttttttgttttttgcaggAGGCTGAAGGTTCATTCTTTGATTTAATTCTGTCGgcagtatttttgtttgtgtttcaggaTTTGATCTGACAGCTGAAGTGCTTGATAACTTGAAATAAAAGGATTTTAATGGCCTGTATTGATTGTTTGTTGAAGATCAATTCTCTACACACAACACTCCTCTGATCTCTTCAGTATTTGACTGTTGGTCATAAGATCACTCTTCCACAACTTcagctgtggttgccatggTGATGATATCTCTTTGGAGCAGATGTGTGAATTTGGTTGCCAAGTGATGATGCTGTTGTAGAGGGTTACTTACATGAGTTTTGTTTACTCGAGCCTGGAGGTCAccaataaatcatcaataaaacaaaaagtgaTGTTTGGAGGATGATTTAGTGAACTAGTCTCTTACtgcaatatttgatgcatttatttgaatTCTTGTGGGAATATTATAGAGATTTTATGCTGAATTGcaaatatagaaataaatatgaTTAAAACTAATGAAAAACTTCAGGTTGTGACAGCAGCAGAAACACACAGCTGCTCTTATACAAAGACTGTCAACCGATGACAAGCTCTTAAAGTCACAGACACGTTGTGcgtcagctgtgtgtgtgtgtgtgtgtgtgtgtgtgtgtgtgtgtgtgtgtgtgtgtgtgtgtgtgagctcaGCATTATGAGGAACATTCAAACACTTCCTGCTCACATGACTGCCATTAACATATAACACAGagtcacgcgcacacacacacacacacacacacacacgcacgcacacacacacacacgcgcgcgcacgcgcacactCCCCGAGGGTAAAGCTGAATTCACCTGCTCGTGGATGATGCAGAGGCTCTTTGAGCTAAAAACATGATTATGCGATCTTTACCCATCAGGTTGTGTGATGAACTGATGTTTAGTGTGGATCTGAATCATATGAAGGAATAAATCTCAAGATATGATGTCAGACCTCAGCCAGCTCGCTGAGCCGCTGATGTGTTTGAGTAATGATCTTATTGTTGTGCTGAAAGGAAATGTGTGatcagattgtgtgtgtgtgtgtgtgtgagagagagagaatgaatcactatattgtgaataaaagcctctgctaaatataaaacaatctaAAAAGAAGCTAAAAAGCTGCtgaagcaaataaagacagCCATACAGTTCATCAATATTGTTTACTTGATAAAGTTGCGGAGTCAAGTGTAGGATTTGTGTACAGTAACAACAGGTTTAAAATACaaaagcgcgcacacacacacacatgtctggtttattatctccgtggtgacagtccataggcgtaatgtttttatactgtacaaactgtatattctatcccctatccctaaccctatccctaaacctaaagatcatagaacactttttgcatttttagatttttaaaaaatattgttctgtacaatttataagcttttgtgcccatgaggacctcaattttggtccccacagtgacacgagtccccatgtgttggtgtgtattcaggtttaggtccccaccgggatatacaaacatgaacacacacacacacacacacatacacacacacacctattgagattaaatgatgacacatttaTTGTCTGTGTAAATTAAACTTAGTTTAAATGAAAGATTTcctctcatttatttttgtagactATGTCCGAAAATGACCTTCAAAAGTTTCCTAAGCTTCATGCACCGTAAGTACTACttggtttattttgtgtatcggtcattactttttaccacacacacacacacacacacacacacacacacacacacacacacacacacacacacacacacacacacacacacacacacacacacaagcagatGATAAAGATATAGAGCCGGTTGCATTTACTGCTTAAAATCAGTTATATAAAAAGTTAGCCTGGGCTGAAACATGAATGAAAAGTAAAACTGATTAGTCCTAATTATTTATTGCCAGTCAGTGAGACTAGGCAGTTTTAACTTAGCGCAACTGGACCATAATTCTCAGTAGTGTGTTGTCTTACCTTCTGTGGTTTTGATGGGTCCAGTTTCTCCCAGGGCTCTGGATTTCTTGTCTTGTTTAAACTACAACagttattaacaaaaacaataattactgaaccagacacacagacacaaatatAAACTTCAACTGACATTtgagttcatgtgttcattgaGAATCGACTCAACAcgaatatttatacatatatttataatacCAATAGCGTCAGACACCTGTGTCTATCACATAGACATAAATGACTTACATGACATCAGATTGAGTTATTATGTGTTATTTCATCACAAAGACATGACTTACATGACATCGGGTTTGGTGAATAAGAAGTAAATTGGAGCTGTTGTCGCTCCGAGCGCAGCACAGCCCACAAATCCAATTAAAGGAATCAGCTacaaagaagaaaaaatgtattaatgacATAAAGACACTGTAATAATAATTGCAATAACAATAATATCAACAAAAAGTTCTCACCTCCTTCCTCTTCTTCAGCATCTGTATAAATCCTCCGCGCATCTTTCACCTGACACAAGTTTTCTCAAGAGATCAGAAGATGAGAGTTCAGTCTAGATGAGACCTGAAGTTCAGATGATGAGAGACCGGTGATCTGCTGCATCACTCTGACTGCGCGCGCTTATAACACGCGTGGGGtggcacgtacacacacacgcacgcgttATTCACTTCACATGGAAACTGGAACAGGGAGAGCAGCAGAGCGCGCTCTTCAATGGATTCctacatgcacgcacacgcacaacaGCCGTAGCGGGACACTGTATGAGGCTCCAACTGttgttgtttataaatgtgtacGTGTGACCAATGTTTCTGAACATCCCATGTGACTCGTGTGATTGTCATGCGACATTTTGTTACAATATCAAGAAAATCATTGAAAGCGATCTAGAAAATCTTTATTACCAGCTAAATGTCTAAAAGTGATTTTCTTATGTTCAAATTTGTAATCGAATTAATTTCATGCAGGGCCGGAGCCAAAGGGGGGGCACAACAACCCTGTTAGGGGGGCATGGCCCGCGAGTGACACCGTTTTAAATTAATGTAATACATactgaaaataattaataaaaagttTTAACGTTTAAAGCATTTGAAACaaagtgtaaatgaaaatggtaGCCTAGCCTATGTGTTCACTTTGTAAAAAGATATTAGCCTACTCTAGTCAGGTTGTTGTGATGATGCGTCATTACGCAGCGTATTAATGTATGTACTTTGTAACTTATACGTGTGGAGGGAAGCCGCTAGCAATTAGCAAAGTTACAGACGCTCGATGCTTCACAAAGGCTCAGTTAGTTCAGCTTTGGAAAAGGAAAATTTACAACCGAATGGAAGGACGCAGTTTTAAGGAGGTTTAATCTTCGCACGCGGCGTCTTCAGCTTTTTTAAAAGGTAGCCTATACGTGTGTTTCATTTACTTTTAGCAAGCCTTGGTGCCAAGGAGCATTATATCACACCATAGGTTATAATTGTAaacctgttgtttttgttgtgtggtAATATTGTTATAGATTTGTGTTATTCTTGTTCACTTGTACGGAAAATAGCATCCTGCACGAGTTGTAAGTGTGCCCTTGCACATATGTGGTAGTTTTGACTTTTTTGTATTAATGATGCTGATTGTGTGCGCTCCCACTGGGAGCCACTTGCCACGCCGTTAGTCGTGGTCTGGCGCCGACTCTGATTACATGTGCCTTCATCAAAATTGTGTTGATCAATTTATTACACATTGATTTTGGCTGAGAAATTACCCCCCAAAATATCAGATTTCAAATTATTAatgttatatattataaaaaaacattgaatatttaaaactagcaaataaatatttaaacatagtataacattgaattgaatgttatAACTTATATGCTATATTTTACTACATTTCATTGTTattactacattttatttacgatattattatttaaacgcAAGCTTGCCGAAATGGATGAA
This genomic interval carries:
- the LOC130545799 gene encoding probable proton-coupled zinc antiporter SLC30A4, with protein sequence MSGSHLMGRVRSLFRRQTDRLPLSDTFDFSEDLEEDETPKFSQLKVVVSGETDELPTGARNGAAVSTLLADDDDSLLDSSSSLGSPGAAADACESCRRTRERTRRRTVMRKLGVAALLYFLFMVGELIGGYVANSLAIMTDALHMLTDLIGIIVSLLALWLSGKPPTSRFTFGLHRLEVLSAGISVLLIYILTGVLVNEAAQRTIHQDFTINGDVMLITAAVGVAVNLLMGFLLNQSGHIHSHGHGHGHSHGPTGRSQDQGRGHGSLAVRAAFIHALGDLVQSVGVLIAAYIVRFKPEYKLADPVCTYLFSILVLFSTFQIIRDTGIILLEGVPRHMDVSGIRADLLKLQHVQQVEELKLWALTADQTAAVVHLQLVPGMVGNWEDVQTNARRLLMMSHGVTHCTVQLQTQRHGPPQSCTNCLTPSA
- the LOC130545801 gene encoding normal mucosa of esophagus-specific gene 1 protein-like; this encodes MRGGFIQMLKKRKELIPLIGFVGCAALGATTAPIYFLFTKPDVILNKTRNPEPWEKLDPSKPQKVRQHTTENYGPVALS